The sequence tattcctttggaattcctacatgtaatttgtcctctagtacatgtgtgaggacaagtcatttcttttattttcctttattaaggaatattagatttcctccataagaggatgtggacacatggcacacacattttatgaatggtggcattcatagatttggagttactttgtaactcctctcctcatctctatttaagagatgcctcctctctcatttcttcttaatgacaatattgtaaagagcttcttgctctctctctctctctctctcatttttaggcattgcctcattcataatatcacaaggggtttttctttgcttttcccctttcaaaagttcttgtgcctccttcttcacatttgggtgatgctccaagtttattgcttttctcttggtaacaattacttcatcataaactttcttggattaattttcctttccttgctcttttatttcctttcaacccctaattttttttttaaaatatgttagCTTCATAATCACCCAATTTTTAATGAGgtcaaggtgagagcatacagtgttcaAGATCACTAACAACTAAAGGCACATTATAGAAAGGAAAGCATCAAACAACAAGCTAGCCAATACTACTTATTCCATGGATGTATTACAACACACAAAAGAAAACATCCATTTATTTAGTAGGAAATCTTACGAGTATATCCACTTTTTAGTGTGAAAGCTTATTTAAATTGGAAGTAAATAACAATGCTCCTTCCACTTGTCTAGTGGTGGATGATTACAAGAAACCACTTGTTCAATGGGGTAAGTACCAACAATACTTTAAATCGACTCACTAATGGTATTACCATCTAGTATTACAATGTAAATGCTTAGAAAGATAAATCTTTGATATTATAACCTTCTAAAGGGTTACAAGCTTAGTTCATAAGAATCGTAATCATTGAATAATGGTTGTAATGAAATGTTGATACAATAACTATTGTTATGGAGTGTTGATACTAGCAAGACTCTTAAAACACTCCAAATGGTTAGTTAATGCATGCATTAATCACCTAATATAGAATTCAACTATAATATCTTGAAACATATGTGCTAGTATGATCACAAGAAGTCTAGAAATCACAATATGAGTGATGGTATATGCTTAATATGAGTGGAAGGGTTGTTGCAAATCTAAATTATGACTGTTGTAGGTCAAAACAACTACAAAGATCACCAAAACATGTAAGGAATCCAAATTGGTTCTAATCATtctaacacttttttttttaaaggtaataTGCAAAAAAGTAAATTGCACAATATCCATCTTCGatgtaataaaataaattttaaattgaaataaataattgcaTAAATCATTTTTTATCACAATACATAAGGTTATAACTATCTTTCACAATACAAAAATCATAATTACTTTTTGTAATTCATTTTCACAATACATAAACATATTTACATGGGTTGTCACATTTGGATGAagataacacatcacaaatataATGACAAGAGAAATCATGAAAGTTGTATGTGATAATCCAAGTCTTAAAAAATCAACTACTAGAGGGAGAGCATCACTTGAGTGCTTTTTGTTCAACTACAAACTAGTAGCGGATCCAAGAAAATTTTGAGGTCATCAAGCCATTTGAGAACTAGTGTTGTGTACTAATGCATTTAATCCATCAAGCATCTTCTAAATGCTTTCTAGTAATGCATGATACATCTAATTAAATTATAGCTTTACACATGGTGAACCAACAATGCAAGCAATGATTTTGCATTACTTTGGCCAAagatttaataaaataatacacaTAGACCTAAGTGGTTGTATGTTCTTTTACACCTCTATCTCAAAATGGATATCGACAATGCTTCCACAAGCACATTTTCAATCATATTTAACACCATGGAACCTCTTATTTTTAGATCTTTCCTAAGTTTTGAAATAGAAAATGAGAATAGGTTTACCTTCTTTTCCAACTTGGCAAGTATATTTTAAATCAATTGTTTATAATACTAACATCTCTATTAATGTACTTCTCAATGTAGAGATCTAAAAACTATCCATCATTGTCCCATCAATCATTTGTCTCGTGATGTGAGCACGACTTTGTTAGTAACCATGCTGGCCAATTTGTCCACCTCCATGTTGACCTCATGATACACATCATTGGCCAAAACCTATTTGAATTTGTCAGCAAGTTGTAATGCTTCATCAAGTAGCACCTTCAACTTCCAATTAATCATTGACTTACTCCTTAATGTTTGATGACAAGCATATAATCACCTTCAATTTCTAGCTTCTCTATATTTCATTTTAAACACAACTTCAATCCATGATTTTGAGCATGGAACTCCACGATATTGTTTGTCCCCTGTTGCAACGATTTTAAGGCATTGCAAACCGTAGGATCTAGCCAATCTCTAATCATGCATCTCGATCTTGACACTCTAGGGTTTCCCTTGAGGCCATGTCAAAGTTTAATTTGTGTCAATTGGGTTGTGGAGGCTTCCATTCCACTAGAGACCATTTTGTCCAAGAATCAACTCCGCCAATCCAATTAATAAGAAAACAtagttatttaaattttattaatctATATTAGATtaaagtaaatattgatattttatatataaaaaaaatagtcattttgatttattttaattttatatatatatatatatatatatatatatatatatatatatatatatacatatatatatatatatacatatatatatgtatatatacatatatatatatgtatatatatgtatatatatgtatatatatatatatatatatatatatgtatatatatatatatatatgtatatatatatatatatatgtatatatatatatatatgtatatatatgtatatatatatatatatatatgtatatgtatatatgtatatatatatgtatatatgtatgtatatatatatgacaaGCAACCACAACACATATACTATTACTACGAGACTAACTCGCCATTATGTAACAAATGtttgaaaatgaaattaaatagataaaaatatattattaaaaaaatggatCTCAATAATTGATGGGCTTATACAATTatatgaagaaaaagaaagaagatgaatgCTTGTCTATCACcaaataactaaaataaaaatatatttttggtatTCCTCTCTATAAAACTCCTTAAAAAGAAGTGGATACTCCACCACACATTTAACAACTCATTATTTTATAGATCGAATTTCCATGGTTGTATTCatgtatataattatttatttattatataaaataaaataaaaatccatCCACTTTACAAGGAGAAATATGGGTAGGCTAGAGGTCTATGAAAGATGAGTAGGAGGAATTGTTTTTCCCTAATAAAATCAATGGAAAATGTTAAAATACACTAAGAAAATATTATTTTGTGGAAGCAATTGGACTTTTTATAGAAAAGTATTAAAGTTTGCCTCCTAACGTAAAAGTAAGGTCAAAAAATCATTTCATTATAAACTTAAAACttccatgacattttctttgaattTGCGGACCCCAATCTTCTTAATTGTTTTATAAAACTGGTTGTATTtagaatattttttaaattaattggggCTATAGAAATAGTTTCCAAAATGTGAAAAGAACATTTGAGATGAGGTGTCATTTCGTACAAATGTAgatcttttaaattaaattaaataataaaaagccCTCGAAACATTAGGTAGAAACTGGGAAAGATTTAGCCGACACTTTATCACGGAGAAGTATCTTTCTGTTatagttaaaaaataaattattttctaaaatgttttttattatattaataaaaaaagtaTATTTGTAGGATTATCTGACAATTTACAGGCAGAAAAGTAATCTCTGTGTTAATTGTTTTCAGATTAATTATTTTCAGAATAATGGTTTTTATTCTTGTAATTgttttgtttaaaaaataaaataaaataatctgtTGATTAAATGTTtctaataaataaaagtttatgtCTACTAAAAAGAATTAAATTTATAAACTTATAATTATtaagtaaaaattaaaaaaatgtgtttAATAAAAAGAAAAGAATGCATGAtggaaatataaatttattttgtccTCTAAAAATTATTCCTTTTAAAAAGTATATCCTACCACTTAGACAATAAAGTTGATTTTTgaagtttatttatttttaaaatatagaataAACTAATATCAAATATAAAACAAATCTAAACATAAAGATAACCCACTTAAATTTAtagatatacaattttttttagaatattataaaattttgggcataacaataaataattcttaataattttattttagttaTTATTTGACTTATTTTTATtggttaaaattttatttattaaatactaATATTTAAGAGTACTCTATTATAAATATTTTACTTAATTGTGCACAATTATTTCAATGAAAATACTAAATAACAAGGTTCAAAGATCTTTATGATAACTTTCTTTGGACTTTTTTTAAAACAATTCATTAAAATTATTAGAGCTTCATATATTCTAATTTATGCATAATTTTAAAAAAGTAAGTTcatactttttcttttcttattttatatAAATTTGCTTCTTGACAATTTAGAGTGTTGGAGAATTAAAGCAAACACTTCCATACCTTTAGAATGTTAGTTGTTACTTCTTCCTTTCCATGACATTGTCATTAGTTTGTTATATATTTCAATTCTAAGCGTTCACTATCAAGTTAACCAAAATGATATTTCTAATCAAAACACGAAAATGTGAAAACTTGAACAAAAGTAAATCTATTAGAAAGGTTATATAAAAATACATCTAATGTTCAAGATTTTTTAAATGCAAATAGTCCTCGACTCTATTATagacaaaaatgctaaaaatatgTATAGTACAAAGAATTTAAACCCCAAACTTCAAAATCCAATATGATGTATGTTCTTCTCCTCTCACCATTGATAAACCTTCTTCAACGGAAATTAAAAAAACATGTCCCTGTTGTCTACTTTGTTTATGACTagctttttgttttttgttttttgtttttgcatcaacatttcagattatAAAATCTTGATATCATTAATCCTATACAATCTAATTGAAAAGCATCTGTAATAATTCACTATAGATTATAAAACCTTGATATCATTAATCCtaatattattatatgtagatTATATACACATCtatcaatataaaaaaatttaaatatgaaaAACACAAATCCACATAATGAAGTTGAAATATGAAATACACAACCGAATGATAAACAAattacaaaatcaaatcttttgaaaTAGTACACAGGCACCCACCATTCCTGTAAAAGGTTCCATCGAAAATCCTGTACACCAGAAGGCGTGTGGGAGATTACCCAACAAAACTTTATGCACTGAAAAAGTGATACCCCACGCAACAAATCCAACACAAATCGGAAGAAATGCCAATAAAGGTTCCATTCTGTCGCTGTGCCGTCCATGGCGGCTCCACCATTTTTGCCGTAATGGCAAAGTAGTGTTTTGAACTCAATTCACAAGCTTAATAAAATGGCAACAACCTAAAGCTTACCATAAAAAACGTAATACCTAACAATACATATACTCATACGTTAATCAAGTTATAACTTGTCCCACCTGAAATCATCCCCAAAAGAAACGCCATGAATCACGACTCCGCACGTCTACGGAAAACACTAAAAGATTCTCACACCACTGTATCGAATTTCTCAATAATCAGAAGATTAAACCGATCATTTTCTTTACTGTTTGCTCTGTTAGCTGCAGCAACTTACAAATCGTTTTTTAATTTCCTTTGGATTCCCGTCAAATGGACTGTACAACCTCGATTTACCAAAAAAGTGATTTCGCGATCCGGACAAGTAACTTCGACATTATAAACATAAGTGGAGATACATTCGGATTGAAAATGACGAGGAGAGAGAAGGAATGCTCTTCTGAGGTCGGCAATGGCGGGTAGAAAGTCCAATCTAGATCAAGAAAATTTATGGTCTTACAATGGATGAAATTTATGGTCTTTCAAAGAACAATCGATCTTATAATTACACGAGATTTTTCTCATAGAGGGGAACACCAATTATAAAACTGGATAGCTCGAGAATTCGATATCAATGGCGGCACTGAGATCACAGTTTGTTCATATGTTATGTTTGATTGCGCTTTTGTCTCCATGTTTATGCTCCCTCGCTTGGGTATTCCTTCCCTACTCACCCATTTATTGGATTCTCAGAAAAAAAATGAACTTTGCTTATTTGACATACCCAACACAATTTTTTTGGGGGGTTTGTGTGTTTGCAGGGGAAATGCAGCACTAGATGCAAATCCAAGTTCTGCAAAGGTGATGATTCAGATAATTACTTTTGGAGTGCCATTTACATAATTGATTGAAACTGTGACTGATTTAGTAGTATTTTTTGTAATGGCAGAAGCACCGCTTCTAAGGTATGGGAAATACTGTGGGATATTTTACAGTGGATGCCCCGGAGAAGCTCCGTGTGATGGGCTTGACAGGTGCTGTATGATTCATGATCAATGCATCGGAAATTCCAATTACCTGAGCACCACGTGCAATCAGGCTCTGCTTGACTGCCTCCATGCTTACCAAAATTCTGGAGCTGGGCAGTTTCGAGGCAATACCTGCAAAATAGGGGATGTGGAGAAGACTATTAAAGTCGCCATTGAAGCAGGTCTTTGGATTGGACATGGACATGGACATGGTATTGAAGATGGATCTGCTCTGAATCCTTCATCTCGTCATCCTTTCTCCTCTATTCCAGACCCCTAATTTAAGCTTCTGTTAAATCTCTTCCATTCTCATCCTCCTTCCTCTTTTGTACACTGTGATTCCACAAATATTATTTGTAAACTGTTTTTGTAATATATGGAGGATCTGGAGCCCTGGGTGAATCTTCTTGTAAATTTTTGTTCAGAGATTTGAATCTAAATTACATGTTACTAAACAGTCAACACCAATTAAGCCCTCTAGCCTTCAGAAACAACTTCTTATGCTTGGTGTGCTAGTTGTGTTTCTGTAAATTAACAGTCAAAATTGATTTTTACTTGTGTCATGTCTTGAATTTTTATTCAATTTACTAAAATTCATTAGAAGTAAAGCTAAAAAGTACATTTGAAGTATTCATTTTATTAAAGTTCACTCTATTCTCTAGCTCACTATtccgatgatggatcatggagtcaCTAAtccgatgatggatcatggagtgtgatctgaaatgttgattcaAAGAGATAAACACATTTGAATCCAGAAACCTTCAAGCTTattatcatggattgtggaaactcgATGTCTCTATATGAAATCGTTCTTTATATTTTGTAGTCCAAACATAGGGCTAAGCATATGCCCATTTAGTTTTGTGCCATCTCTTGTAGAGGAAGGCCAGCCTTGTTATTGGGGGTAGTGCGGCAGCTCCGCTAAGAGAAAGTCCAACGTGGAGGAGTTGTCTATGCAGCATCTTAATTAGTTgaaaataagaatatattgagttttttatttttaattaattaataaacatGGTCAAAGGTGCATCCTGGATGCTACATAGGTGTTCTTGAGAGGAGGGGGGCTCAATATCAGCTATTATTATTATATTCGCATACCTACCATTTAGTAGGAAGTTATTCTATTAATATATATAGAATGTATTAGCAAATATTTATTGTTTTTATTGAGAAATTATAATGTTTTTGaataaggaaaaataggttttgaagggacccgaaaccctataCAAAGCAGGTTAAATTGGGGGAACCTGAAACCCACAACTAAAGATATTCAAGAATAACCACTAAACGAAACAGAGATAAAACGAAACAAAACAAAGCCAAGAAACGGGATCGAAAAAGACTGACCCCTCCAAAAAGAAAAGTTGTCTAACAAATAAAAGCATATGCACGGGAAATGTTCAGGGAGTCTAATATCCAAAAGGAGAAACAAACGAGCAGAAAAAAAGCAGCTGCCCAAAGGGGTTTTAACAACAGCCCCCCCCCCCCAACCTAGAGCAAACAACCAACATTAGGATTTCCCTTTGGATCCCTTCTTTTGGGATCTAACGGTCATGTCAAAAGAGGGTGAAGACCTTTTAGAATGTTTTCTTTTAATTGAAATCTAGCCTTCTTCAACCTTAGAAATTATAATGTTGAATATGTATAAACCTAATTTTAAGTTAAATGTTTTTTAGGTAAATGAATATTAATAGTTCACAGGACAAAACTATTGATCTGTTAGACCATCTCTAATGCAAAGCATTTGCATGAAGAGTTCACCCACACGATTCAGTTAATCTAAGTTTTCTTTTGTGTTCATAAAAACAATTCCATGTGGTTTGTTTCAAATAAAGAGGACAATgatccctttttttttgttttcacatTGGTGGTTCTCTAACGTAAGAGACAACTAATTGAATTCTACATTGGTCTCTCACAAACTTTACAACAAGACAAGTCAATAGGAAAGATGTTCATATTTCTAGGCATGGGGTAGTTTGTTAAAGGGTGGGAGTGAAGTTTTAgaggaaagaaaagagaaaagaatagaaaaagaaaaaggacaTTAGGTTAGGGGAATAAAGGTTGATTTTCTTGGAGAGAACCAAAAGTTATGCCAAAAAGTGGGAAATTGGATATTGATCTTGACTTTGTTGGTTTATTAgagttttgtttatttttgtttgaaTTGTAGCATAGCTATAAGCATATATTTCATTTATAGAAGGTATAAGATAATATTTATTCTTTTTGTTGAGAAATTATAATGTTGAATATGTATAAACTTTTTTTTGAGTTGTGTGCTTCTTGGTgacaaataaatattaataatagtttGCATGGCATACTTTTCATTTCTTAGATaatatttgatgcaaaatatttgcATTGAAGAGTTCACCCACACCATTTTTCTCTCCCTTTCAATTAATCTAATATTTTTGTTATGCTAATAAAAGCAATTTCGGGTTGTTTGTTAGAAATAGAGGGCACAATGGTCTCCTTTTTGTTGCTTTTAATTTGGTGGTTTTGCTAGTATAGGGGATGACTAATTGAATTCTTCCTTGGTCTCTCACAATTGTTTTTAACAAGACAAGCCAATAGGACAAATGTTCATAATTCTAGGTATAGGTGCAATTTGTTAAAAAGTAGGAGTGGAAGTTTtagaataaaagaaaaagaaaagaataggAGAAAGAGAAAGGGACACTAGATTAGGAGAATAATGGATGGTTTTCTTCGAGAGAATAAAAAGATATTCCAAAAAATGGGAAGTTGGATATTGAGCTTAAATTTTATTAGAGTTTTGTTTATTTGTCTTTTAATTGTAGTGTAGTTGTAAATATATATTTCACACTTTGTATGCCCATTTTTTATGTTGTCCTTTCATACAAATAATTAAAGGAATGTTTTCATTAACTTCTAAAAATATTATCTAGATTTCTATATATTTATTTCTTGGctaagtattattattatttctttaacTATTGCATATGAGTTGTTCCAAACAGGGGTGAGTGAAAAATAAAAGTTTGTGCCTTTATTTATAAATTTGTAGGTTAAAATCTGGACTAACTCGGTGGAGTAGAGTATATCATATCAAAGATTTTCTattgttgaaaagaaaattttTGACTATTTAATTACCTAAAGTAGGGTTATTTCAAAGATTATTTTGTAGTTTCAAAGTATCTAGAGTTGCATCAATTTGGTATCAAAGCAAAAAATCTAATGGCCCAAAGGAGTGCCCATGTGATCTAGAGAAGGAGAGGCCAAATGAATGAAAGCTAGAGAGGTAATTTGGATGAGGAGGTGCTTAGAAGGTTGTAAGGTCTTGAGGCTCGCTTGTCTCATGAGGATTATGATGAGGAATTGGAAACTTAAAGGAGGCAAATATGAACCATAAATCTCATGAAAAGGATTATTAGAGCCCTAACCGGCAAAGGGACTAGAATTAAGGTTGAATTccttgggtatgtgcaagatcaaaggggtccaaAAAGTGGGGATgtgaaaaaaaatgcatttttcctttgtccaaaaacacaaaaaaacgCTTTGACTTTTTACTTGGGTTGGGAAAAAGTACATGTTTCCATGGTAAAACCCAAGGCTAAATGGAATGAACAGATATCCGTTTCGCATAccatttcaaatatatatatataatattaataatatattatatattatataaaatataatatatattatatattatgatatataatatataatatatgatatataatatataatatatgatatatgatatataatatgttatataatataatatgaaccatagaaaaaaaattaaaaagcaccACGTAACGAATATTCATTACCTGAGACAACTATAAAAAAAGACCCGTGACCTTCATTTTCAC is a genomic window of Cryptomeria japonica chromosome 7, Sugi_1.0, whole genome shotgun sequence containing:
- the LOC131040384 gene encoding phospholipase A2-alpha; this translates as MAALRSQFVHMLCLIALLSPCLCSLAWGKCSTRCKSKFCKEAPLLRYGKYCGIFYSGCPGEAPCDGLDRCCMIHDQCIGNSNYLSTTCNQALLDCLHAYQNSGAGQFRGNTCKIGDVEKTIKVAIEAGLWIGHGHGHGIEDGSALNPSSRHPFSSIPDP